The nucleotide sequence ATCTCCCTGGGCAAGCAAGGTGGATGTACCATTCTCTTCTCCGTGGCGCCGCCATAGCCAGGAAGGCTAAGTTTGAGCTGTCAGGAATGCAGTCGGTGCAGAGGAGGCTCGAGTCCTCTGTTAAGGCCAACAATCAATTTAAGGTGCAAGTTGAGATACTTCGGGAGCAACTATCTAAACGGAGGAGAAGCTCAAAGCTGCCGAGGAGAAGGCCACTGTTGCTAAGGAGAAATTAAACATTTCTGATGCAGCCGTTTCCTGGCTAACCGAGCGGGAGCTGACTTTGGAGAGCCAGCTTAATGCTGCACAGGGTTGGGTGGCTGCTTTGGAGAAAGAACGCGATGAGACCGTCTCGTCGGCCAAGCCGAAGCTGAAGAGTTTAAGAAGAAGTACAAAGAGACCGTGAAATAGGGGAAGAGCGCCATACTGATGACTGAAGAGGCCCTTAAAGCCCAAGTGAAGCTCGTGGCCCCTGACTTCGACACATCGGCAATCGGGGTCTCTAAAACcatcaaggatggcaagattgtcgatATGCCGAAGCCCTGATTTCGACACGTCGGCAATCGGGGTCTTTAAAACcatcaaggatggcaagattgtcgatATGCCGAAGAAGTGATCTCTGTACTCTTGTatgaattttgtaattttttgtttttgtagaTCTTGTCGTGTAGTTTGATGAACTTTGTTGTTGTGCATGCTGGATCTTGCAATTTGAACTGCTTTAGTAGTCGCCTGGTCATCTTATGATCACAGTTTTTCCCCGCTTACTCGGTAGTGCGTTTTCGTTCTATTTTGTTACCGTTTTGTTGGTATTGGCTTATCGCTTGCGTTTGTTTACCGTTGTGTTGGTAATTTGACGAAGCCAAGTTGTGGTTTCATTATTGCTGCAGCCATTTGTTATGGCGTTAACTTAGTGGGTTttcggggtgatcagtcccgagATACCGTATCGTTGCCTCGTTTAGCGTGTATCATAAGAAATTTGTTGTCGTGGGTTGTATAAATGGGGAAAAGTAAATTTAACAAGTGAACATTAATCGACAATTGAACAAGTCTATTGCAATGATAAGTATTTAACAGAAGTAAATTATTTGATGATAAAGCGAAACCCGGGTCTTACTGAGCTAGTCAGGTCGCCTACTTGGTGTGTTTGGACTAAGAATAAAATCTTCTTAAGTTACCCGCGTTCCACGTTCTCGAGACTTCCTTGCCGTCGAGTCTTTCCAATTTGTAGGCGCCCTTACCAATCACCTCTTTGACCCTGTAAGGGCCTTCCCAGTTAGCCGTTAGCTTACCTTCTCCCTGAGTCGGCATCCCGATGTCGTTGCACTGCAAGACCAGGTCATTTTGCTCGAATTCTCTTCTGAGTACTTTGGCGTTGTAGCAGGGCCATTCTTTGCTTCAGCGCTGCTTCCGACAAATTGGCCATCTCTCTAGCCTCGCCTACCAGGTCTTTCTCTACAGCTTCCTCTACTCCTCCCAGAAGTAACAGTGGCTTGGCTTGCCGACCTCTACAGGTATCATAGCATCCACCCCGTATGTCAGGCGGAATGGGGTTTCTCCTGTGGACGATTGCTGGGTTGTGTGGTAGGACCAGAGGACGGAGGCGAGTTCGTCAGCCCATGCTCCCTTTTTCTTATCCAGCCGCTTCTTGAGGCCTAACAAGATGACCTTGTTCGCAGCCTCAACTTGGCCGTTCGTCTGGGGGTGTTCCATAGATGAGAACTTTTGCTTTATGCCCAAACTGGCGAGGAACTCTACGAACTTCTTATCAGTGAACTGCGTCCCATTATCAGAGATAACGACCTCAGGGATGCCGAATCGAGTTACCACTTGTCTCCATAGGAACTTCCAacaattggatgaggatatgctGGCCAGTGGCTCAGCCTCTATCCACTTGGTATAGTAGTCGATAGCAACTATGAGGTACTTGACTTGCCCTGGACCGACCGGGAAGGGTCCCAGGAGGTCGATTCCCCAACGTGAGAAAGGTCGGGAGGACGTCAATAGACTTAGCTCGGTTGCCGGCGCCTTGTGAAAATTGGCGTTCTCCTAGAACTTGACGCATTTCCTTACGAATTTTTTGGAGTCTTTCATCATTGACGGCCAGTAATACCCTGCTCTGATGAGCTTTCTCGCTAaagctttgcccccgatgtggtgaccgcaacacccctcatggacttctctgAGCACATAGTCCGTTTGGTTGGGATGCAGACATTTCAACAAGGGTTGGCTGATTTCTTTTTTAAACAACTGGCCCTGTATGATTGCATACTTGGCTGCTTCCCGCCTTATCATTTTGGCCAGCTTGTCATCGCTGGGGAGCCTTGCCTTCTCCAGAAAATCAATGATCGGGTCCATCCAAGAGGGTTCTAATTGAGTCAGTTGCAGGACCACAGACGGTTCCTTTACCAAACCCTGAATGAGAGACCGGTTACCAGACCCTGATTTTGTGCTTGCTATCTTGGACAGTATGTCTGCTCGTGTGTTCCTTTCCCTCGGAACGTGTTGGATCGTGACCTCCTCGAATTGTTTGCTCAACTATTTGACCTTCTCCAGATACTTCTGTAACAGTGAATCTCTGGCTTGGTAGGTCCCACTGACCTGAGAGGTGACGACCTGCGAGTTACTACACACCTCTAACCTTGTGGCACCGACTTCCCGAGCTAAGATTAAGCCACCCAGAAGGGCCTCGTACTCTGCTT is from Arachis ipaensis cultivar K30076 chromosome B01, Araip1.1, whole genome shotgun sequence and encodes:
- the LOC107614166 gene encoding uncharacterized protein LOC107614166 translates to MDPIIDFLEKARLPSDDKLAKMIRREAAKYAIIQGQLFKKEISQPLLKCLHPNQTDYVLREVHEGCCGHHIGGKALARKLIRAGYYWPSMMKDSKKFFTDKKFVEFLASLGIKQKFSSMEHPQTNGQVEAANKVILLGLKKRLDKKKGAWADELASVLWSYHTTQQSSTGETPFRLTYGVDAMIPVEVGKPSHCYFWEE